One Vitis riparia cultivar Riparia Gloire de Montpellier isolate 1030 chromosome 4, EGFV_Vit.rip_1.0, whole genome shotgun sequence genomic window carries:
- the LOC117913483 gene encoding uncharacterized protein LOC117913483, with protein sequence MGGNDVLLIATRLRLLAVDVTKLKILHYSDTEFTVPTLPVVQVFDFVDGGYSFGARFFMWGSKLYMAGGERTRWDASQEELSRPLGAGFPLKSRASKRSPLIFVSDFTTPDSISKLSRANFRMITEKPSPIIVEFGGKLYVLSGPSWHYNHPLESPTFEVYDPSLDEFEPLPDPPFYIDNNFNSYDCAVAGYCLVKSSIYMLVGNRCYCYRIQDNQWDADGTSMEEIGVHKYALPCFSGQFVPGYNDIFICFRFHSLIAIMLRDDGGHSFQYIDDEVFDPHYHPDSFSYKGLVVAMGGHGMCILKPAKAKVGNRNRCVLYVATFHVKKLDSSVDDAKRALTSAESSIAPTSKIAKMVTDSDIGTSHHHRDVRESDDSASLQESDPPPPPQESDPPPPSTPRPFVSITCLSKGFYDLETWGPEIPYITSAFFHRWE encoded by the exons ATGGGAGGCAACGACGTGCTGTTGATAGCTACCCGACTACGTCTGCTCGCCGTCGACGTGACGAAGCTGAAAATCCTTCACTACTCAGATACCGAATTTACGGTACCGACATTGCCGGTTGTGCAAGTGTTCGATTTCGTGGACGGGGGTTATTCCTTTGGAGCGAGATTTTTCATGTGGGGTTCCAAACTTTATATGGCCGGCGGTGAAAGAACTCGCTGGGATGCATCACAAGAAGAGCTCAGTAGGCCACTCGGCGCCGGCTTTCCTTTGAAGTCTAGGGCAAGCAAGCGTTCCCCACTTATCTTCGTTTCAGATTTCACCACGCCCGATTCCATCTCCAAATTGAGTAGAGCTAATTTCAGGATGATTACAGAAAAGCCTAGTCCCATTATAGTAGAGTTTGGAGGTAAGCTTTACGTACTGTCTGGACCTTCTTGGCACTATAACCATCCCTTGGAGTCCCCCACGTTTGAGGTTTATGATCCGTCTCTCGACGAATTTGAGCCCCTGCCCGATCCTCCCTTCTACATTGATAATAATTTCAATTCATATGATTGTGCCGTGGCTGGCTACTGTCTTGTGAAATCCTCCATTTACATGTTGGTTGGAAACCGTTGTTATTGTTACCGCATCCAAGACAATCAATGGGATGCTGATGGAACTTCAATGGAAGAAATAGGTGTCCACAAATATGCGTTGCCTTGTTTTAGTGGGCAGTTTGTGCCTGGTTACAATGACATTTTCATTTGCTTTCGTTTCCATTCCCTGATTGCCATCATGCTCCGTGATGACGGTGGTCATTCATTTCAGTATATAGATGATGAGGTTTTTGACCCTCATTACCACCCtgattcattttcttataaagGACTAGTTGTTGCCATGGGTGGGCATGGGATGTGCATCCTAAAGCCTGCCAAGGCAAAAGTGGGAAACAGAAACCGTTGTGTTCTTTATGTGGCCACTTTTCATGTCAAGAAATTGGATTCCTCGGTCGATGACGCCAAACGAGCCTTGACTAGTGCGGAAAGTTCCATAGCTCCTACCTCTAAGATAGCCAAGATGGTTACTGATTCTGATATCGGAACTTCTCATCATCATCGCG ATGTTAGAGAGAGTGATGATTCAGCATCTCTCCAAGAGAGTgatccaccaccaccaccccaaGAAAGTGATCCACCACCACCATCAACCCCACGACCCTTCGTGTCTATTACTTGTTTGAGCAAAGGTTTCTATGACCTCGAAACATGGGGCCCTGAAATACCTTACATTACCAGCGCATTCTTCCATCGATGGGAGTGA
- the LOC117913652 gene encoding uncharacterized protein LOC117913652 isoform X1 — translation MEGEGVLLIATKQRLLVVDLTKLQSLDSTDTEFPAAPLSAVQVFNFVEKGFPFGASFFMRESKLYMVGGEKTRGGLSQEELCTPSSANLDESFGKRGLSPYIYFSDLTTLDSITQFCEHTLTMLAPKTSPIIEEIEGKIYALSGPSCHYEDFLPAPVFEVYDPSLDLLEALPLPLFYQENSYDGSDNIIRDYSVVGTTIYVRAGDNYYSYSVNDRKWDFLGNSEHEIPVQAPLLPGINGKFVPAYKDILICFSLHALSALMLPQDGGPPLIQFLHEVYEDRLDMHSWREVGAVVAIGEHEMCVIRPKVVEIENVIIHRIYVATFRVEKLNSSSPAPKLAETASNSQTSDHDSDVQDTADSAPVRDSNHSVPFLSVTCLSKGFYNLPEWGCERPKIRSAFFHRWSIRNAFLGHFYGNSKDQKIVISIVHLSLLLFL, via the exons ATGGAAGGCGAAGGTGTGCTGCTGATAGCGACCAAACAACGTCTGCTTGTCGTCGACTTGACGAAGTTGCAAAGCCTTGACTCCACAGATACCGAATTTCCGGCAGCGCCGCTATCGGCCGTGCAAGTGTTCAATTTCGTGGAGAAGGGGTTTCCCTTTGGAGCGAGTTTTTTTATGCGGGAATCCAAACTCTACATGGTCGGCGGTGAAAAAACTCGCGGCGGATTATCACAAGAAGAGCTTTGTACTCCATCCAGCGCCAATCTTGATGAATCGTTTGGGAAAAGAGGACTTTCCCCGTATATCTACTTTTCGGATCTCACGACGCTGGATTCTATCACCCAATTCTGCGAGCACACTCTCACCATGCTTGCGCCAAAGACCAGCCCCATTATCGAAGAGATTGAAGGCAAGATTTACGCGCTCTCGGGTCCTTCTTGCCACTATGAAGATTTCTTGCCGGCCCCCGTGTTTGAGGTTTATGATCCATCACTTGACCTATTGGAGGCCCTGCCTCTTCCTCTCTTCTACCAGGAAAATAGTTATGATGGCTCTGATAATATTATACGTGACTACTCTGTTGTGGGAACCACCATTTATGTGCGGGCTGGTGACAATTATTATTCTTACAGCGTCAATGACAGAAAATGGGATTTTCTAGGGAATTCAGAGCATGAAATACCCGTCCAGGCACCTTTGCTGCCTGGTATTAATGGCAAGTTTGTGCCTGCTTACAAAGACATCCTCATCTGCTTTTCTCTCCATGCCCTGTCTGCATTGATGCTCCCTCAAGATGGGGGTCCTCCTTTAATTCAGTTTTTGCATGAGGTGTACGAGGATCGTCTTGATATGCATTCATGGAGGGAAGTGGGAGCAGTTGTTGCAATAGGTGAGCATGAGATGTGCGTCATCAGGCCTAAAGtagtagaaattgaaaatgtcATCATCCACCGCATTTATGTGGCCACTTTTCGTGTGGAGAAACTGAATTCCTCATCTCCAGCTCCCAAGCTAGCCGAGACTGCTTCTAACTCCCAAACTTCTGATCATGATAGTG ATGTTCAAGACACAGCTGATTCAGCACCCGTTCGAGATAGTAATCATTCAGTACCCTTCTTGTCTGTTACATGCCTCAGCAAAGGTTTCTATAACCTCCCTGAATGGGGTTGTGAAAGGCCTAAAATTCGCAGTGCCTTCTTCCATCGATG GAGTATCAGAAATGCTTTTCTTGGACATTTCTATGGTAATTCCAAGGATCAAAAGATTGTTATTTCTATTGTTCATTTAAGTTTATTGTTATTTCTATGA
- the LOC117912506 gene encoding receptor-like protein CLAVATA2 encodes MGIQGNASSLKPYKNPNPHHSLSLPLSLLLLILLIYPNPPLSASVELNPDHQASLLLFKSWLQDPNQALSTWVGFNCTSWAGLTCHNQTGWLISLNLTAINLSGPLHPMLCMITTLETLVLSRNNFNGTIPQCFGNIWGLKTLDLGFNRFSGDIPGTFVKLRHLRELLLNGNQGLGGFLPSWIGNFSKKLEKLDLSSNMFRGKIPKTLFYLESLEYLDLGNNYLLGNVGEFHQPLVYLNLGSNELSGTLPCFSASVESLSVLNLANNSIVGGIPTCIASLRSLSRLNLSSNGLKYEISPRLVFSEKLLVLDLSFNDLSGPLPSKIAETTDKSGLVLLDLSHNQFSGEIPSRITELKSLQALFLSHNLLTGEIPARIGNLTYLQVIDLSHNSLSGSIPSNIVGCFQLLALILNDNNLYGEIQPELDALDSLKILDISNNKISGEIPLTLAGCKSLEVVDFSSNNLSGALNDAITKWQNLRFLSLARNKFNGALPNWLFTFQMMQAMDLSGNRFSGFIPDGNFNISLNFNYNDIGPRTPEEPLITIQDPEIKAFATVAGSNELSFNYDLFSTVGIDLSGNLLHGEIPAGLFGLQGLEYLNLSYNFLDGQIPGLEKMQRLRVLDLSHNSLSGQIPENISSLRNLTLLNLSYNCFSGIVPKEQGYWRFPGAFAGNPELCVESSGGKCEMASIPTVPAKAFKEEMEDGPISVWVFGVSAIVSFYSGVVSMFCSARARNYIMQTKG; translated from the coding sequence ATGGGAATTCAAGGGAATGCTTCTTCCCTCAAACCCTACAAAAACCCTAACCCACATCACTCATTGTCATTGCCACTGTCACTGCTCTTGTTGATACTACTGATCTACCCAAACCCGCCTCTTTCTGCTTCTGTTGAACTCAACCCTGATCACCAAGCCTCTCTACTCCTCTTCAAATCATGGCTGCAAGACCCTAACCAAGCATTGTCAACATGGGTTGGGTTCAACTGCACCAGTTGGGCTGGACTCACCTGCCATAATCAAACTGGCTGGCTCATTTCCCTCAACCTAACAGCCATAAACTTGTCAGGACCCCTTCACCCCATGTTGTGCATGATCACCACTCTTGAAACCCTAGTTTTGTCGCGTAACAATTTCAATGGTACAATTCCTCAGTGTTTTGGAAATATCTGGGGTTTGAAAACCCTAGACCTTGGTTTTAATAGGTTTTCTGGTGATATACCTGGTACATTTGTGAAACTCAGGCACTTGAGAGAGCTTTTGTTGAATGGAAACCAAGGTTTGGGGGGTTTTTTGCCTAGTTGGATTGGTAATTTCTCGAAAAAGCTTGAGAAACTTGACTTGAGTTCCAACATGTTTAGAggaaaaattccaaaaacttTGTTTTACTTGGAATCACTCGAATATTTGGATCTTGGAAACAATTATTTGTTGGGAAATGTTGGTGAGTTTCATCAACCTTTGGTTTATCTAAATCTTGGTTCTAATGAGCTTTCGGGTACTCTGCCTTGTTTTTCGGCATCTGTTGAATCTCTCAGTGTTCTCAATTTGGCAAATAACTCAATCGTGGGAGGAATACCGACATGTATTGCTTCGCTTAGATCATTATCACGGCTGAATCTATCCTCTAATGGGTTAAAATATGAGATATCTCCAAGGCTTGTGTTTTCAGAGAAGCTTCTTGTGCTAGACTTGAGTTTCAATGACTTATCAGGTCCTCTACCGAGTAAAATTGCAGAGACAACAGACAAATCAGGGCTTGTTCTTCTTGACCTTTCACACAATCAATTCTCTGGTGAAATTCCATCAAGGATTACAGAACTGAAAAGTCTGCAGGCACTGTTTCTTTCTCATAATCTTCTCACCGGTGAAATCCCTGCCAGGATTGGTAATTTGACCTATCTGCAAGTAATTGATCTTTCCCACAACTCGCTTTCAGGTTCCATCCCTTCGAACATTGTTGGGTGTTTTCAGCTCCTTGCTTTGATATTGAATGACAACAATCTTTATGGTGAGATTCAACCAGAGCTTGATGCATTGGATAGTTTGAAAATATTGGATATCAGTAACAACAAGATTTCTGGGGAGATTCCTCTGACGTTGGCTGGTTGTAAATCACTGGAGGTTGTAGACTTCAGCTCCAACAATCTCTCTGGAGCTTTAAATGATGCAATAACCAAATGGCAAAATCTCAGGTTCCTTTCTTTGGCTCGAAATAAATTCAACGGAGCTCTTCCCAATTGGTTGTTTACATTCCAAATGATGCAAGCAATGGATCTTTCAGGCAATAGGTTCTCTGGCTTCATACCGGATGGTAACTTCAACATTAGCTTGAATTTCAACTACAATGACATTGGTCCAAGAACCCCTGAGGAGCCACTGATTACAATCCAAGATCCTGAGATCAAAGCTTTTGCAACTGTTGCTGGTAGTAATGAACTAAGCTTCAACTATGATCTATTTTCAACAGTAGGAATTGATTTATCTGGAAATTTGCTACATGGTGAGATACCTGCAGGTCTCTTTGGACTGCAGGGTTTGGAATACCTGAATTTATCATATAATTTTCTTGATGGTCAGATTCCTGGTTTAGAAAAGATGCAGAGATTAAGGGTATTGGATTTGTCGCATAATTCTTTGTCGGGTCAGATTCCAGAAAACATTTCCAGCCTTCGAAATCTGACGCTCTTGAATCTTTCATACAACTGCTTTTCTGGTATTGTTCCAAAGGAGCAGGGCTATTGGAGGTTTCCAGGAGCATTTGCAGGGAATCCAGAATTGTGCGTGGAGTCCTCAGGTGGAAAATGTGAGATGGCAAGTATCCCAACAGTGCCTGCAAAGGCGTTTAAAGAAGAAATGGAGGATGGACCAATTTCAGTTTGGGTGTTTGGTGTAAGTGCCATTGTTAGTTTCTATTCTGGTGTTGTTTCTATGTTTTGTTCGGCTCGAGCTAGAAATTACATTATGCAGACAAAAGGTTAA
- the LOC117913652 gene encoding uncharacterized protein LOC117913652 isoform X2, translating into MEGEGVLLIATKQRLLVVDLTKLQSLDSTDTEFPAAPLSAVQVFNFVEKGFPFGASFFMRESKLYMVGGEKTRGGLSQEELCTPSSANLDESFGKRGLSPYIYFSDLTTLDSITQFCEHTLTMLAPKTSPIIEEIEGKIYALSGPSCHYEDFLPAPVFEVYDPSLDLLEALPLPLFYQENSYDGSDNIIRDYSVVGTTIYVRAGDNYYSYSVNDRKWDFLGNSEHEIPVQAPLLPGINGKFVPAYKDILICFSLHALSALMLPQDGGPPLIQFLHEVYEDRLDMHSWREVGAVVAIGEHEMCVIRPKVVEIENVIIHRIYVATFRVEKLNSSSPAPKLAETASNSQTSDHDSDVQDTADSAPVRDSNHSVPFLSVTCLSKGFYNLPEWGCERPKIRSAFFHRWSKVSPE; encoded by the exons ATGGAAGGCGAAGGTGTGCTGCTGATAGCGACCAAACAACGTCTGCTTGTCGTCGACTTGACGAAGTTGCAAAGCCTTGACTCCACAGATACCGAATTTCCGGCAGCGCCGCTATCGGCCGTGCAAGTGTTCAATTTCGTGGAGAAGGGGTTTCCCTTTGGAGCGAGTTTTTTTATGCGGGAATCCAAACTCTACATGGTCGGCGGTGAAAAAACTCGCGGCGGATTATCACAAGAAGAGCTTTGTACTCCATCCAGCGCCAATCTTGATGAATCGTTTGGGAAAAGAGGACTTTCCCCGTATATCTACTTTTCGGATCTCACGACGCTGGATTCTATCACCCAATTCTGCGAGCACACTCTCACCATGCTTGCGCCAAAGACCAGCCCCATTATCGAAGAGATTGAAGGCAAGATTTACGCGCTCTCGGGTCCTTCTTGCCACTATGAAGATTTCTTGCCGGCCCCCGTGTTTGAGGTTTATGATCCATCACTTGACCTATTGGAGGCCCTGCCTCTTCCTCTCTTCTACCAGGAAAATAGTTATGATGGCTCTGATAATATTATACGTGACTACTCTGTTGTGGGAACCACCATTTATGTGCGGGCTGGTGACAATTATTATTCTTACAGCGTCAATGACAGAAAATGGGATTTTCTAGGGAATTCAGAGCATGAAATACCCGTCCAGGCACCTTTGCTGCCTGGTATTAATGGCAAGTTTGTGCCTGCTTACAAAGACATCCTCATCTGCTTTTCTCTCCATGCCCTGTCTGCATTGATGCTCCCTCAAGATGGGGGTCCTCCTTTAATTCAGTTTTTGCATGAGGTGTACGAGGATCGTCTTGATATGCATTCATGGAGGGAAGTGGGAGCAGTTGTTGCAATAGGTGAGCATGAGATGTGCGTCATCAGGCCTAAAGtagtagaaattgaaaatgtcATCATCCACCGCATTTATGTGGCCACTTTTCGTGTGGAGAAACTGAATTCCTCATCTCCAGCTCCCAAGCTAGCCGAGACTGCTTCTAACTCCCAAACTTCTGATCATGATAGTG ATGTTCAAGACACAGCTGATTCAGCACCCGTTCGAGATAGTAATCATTCAGTACCCTTCTTGTCTGTTACATGCCTCAGCAAAGGTTTCTATAACCTCCCTGAATGGGGTTGTGAAAGGCCTAAAATTCGCAGTGCCTTCTTCCATCGATG GTCTAAAGTTTCTCCAGAGTAA
- the LOC117913063 gene encoding uncharacterized protein LOC117913063: MSSVRACPSNAFRYNGTLCSCNPGYVLNATTGACSLFWETAADGWLVNSGVGYSISFPTTIFDFDKIKKFTQSQAMFLEATVVMLISWLFFCFFVRFGSLGDGRTIWFRIRWWISRLDISFATRHWLEDQKVVKKRKTELGGTFSIASWILFIGLFAALLYQIISKRSIEVHNVKATNAPDLASFVNDMEFNITTISSMTCSNLRGLGTLVTGNPGFLDHRVLPLSTIVSYFCQNTSRGPTVILRCSKCQIIQDNLYISWHFVDLPNSPAAAVGFQFSLLAKSHASKKHVSSVRGLLKNGSSLDDTPVTFRGVDANVLKFNLFPRIYRNFDNLRLIQPLFREFLPGPSFHEINKLRASLESPNDGLLNMTVYVNLLSSYIVEIDNQNIMGPVSFLADLGGIYCISIGIFFYFLVQCEYRIKKLRNEDSIMRKIRNRRKSQEHWDKLRKYVMYTWGCKTLDDNYNNNKKEATCTDIFRPFHGNGSSRKQRQRSRMDSISFNQKASLPSQKNAIQESRDTQEIKSFLAGASSSAERSLSHPKNEAVLKKEVLGATKEGKQHVGSHEEDASQCKAFDPAAADVLPPPPMLDFKPGTEIDMSDIQKNLQNLYEYNVMLREKLLAIYASCSGNECVVSDKGSSQG; encoded by the exons ATGAGCTCGGTTCGGGCGTGTCCAAGCAACGCCTTCCGCTACAACGGAACTTTGTGCAGTTGCAACCCCGGTTATGTCCTCAACGCTACCACTGGCGCCTGCAGTTTGTTCTGGGAAACTGCGGCGGACGGTTGGCTGGTGAACTCCGGGGTTGGCTACTCCATCTCGTTTCCGACTACCATCTTTGACTTCGATAAGATCAAGAAGTTCACGCAGTCTCAGGCCATGTTCCTCGAGGCGACAGTGGTCATGCTGATATCCTGGctcttcttctgtttttttgttCGGTTCGGGAGTCTTGGCGATGGCAGGACGATCTGGTTTCGGATCCGCTGGTGGATTAGCAGATTGGATATCTCCTTCGCAACTCGACATTGGTTG GAGGATCAAAAGGTAGTTAAAAAGCGGAAAACAGAACTTGGTGGAACTTTCTCAATAGCAAGTTGGATACTTTTCATCGGTTTATTTGCTGC GTTGCTCTATCAAATCATATCAAAAAGGAGCATTGAGGTGCATAACGTAAAAGCGACAAATGCCCCTGATTTAGCTTCTTTTGTCAATGACATGGAATTCAATATAACAACCATTTCTAGTATGACCTGTTCAAATTTGCGTGGCCTTGGAACTTTGGTTACTGGGAATCCTGGTTTCCTTGACCATAGAGTTTTGCCTCTATCAACCATTGTGAGCTATTTTTGTCAAAACACCAGCCGGGGACCAACCGTAATCCTTAGGTGCAGCAAGTGCCAGATTATTCaagataatttatatatatcgTGGCACTTCGTGGATCTTCCCAATAGCCCTGCAGCTGCTGTTGGTTTCCAGTTCAGCCTTCTAGCAAAGAGCCATGCTAGCAAGAAGCATGTGAGTTCTGTCAGGGGCTTACTGAAGAATGGAAGCAGTCTAGATGATACTCCAGTTACATTCAGAGGGGTGGATGCAAATGTgctgaaatttaatttatttcctcGAATATACCGTAACTTCGACAATCTTAGGCTTATTCAACCTCTGTTTCGTGAGTTTCTACCGGGTCCATCTTTTCATGAGATAAATAAGCTCCGAGCCTCTCTTGAAAGTCCTAATGATGGACTACTCAACATGACAGTATATGTCAATCTTTTATCTTCCTATATTGTTGAAATCGACAACCAAAATATTATGGGTCCTG TGAGCTTTCTAGCGGATCTTGGTGGCATATATTGCATCAGTATtggcatatttttttatttcttggtcCAG TGTGAGTACAGAATCAAGAAGCTCCGAAATGAAGACAGCATAATGAGGAAGATTAGAAATCGGAGAAAATCCCAAGAACATTGGGATAAA TTGAGAAAATATGTAATGTACACATGGGGCTGTAAAACATTGGATGATAACTACAACAACAATAAAAAGGAAGCAACTTGCACTGATATTTTCAGACCTTTTCATGGCAATGGATCATCAAGAAAACAAAGGCAGAGGAGCAGGATGGATTCTATTAGTTTTAACCAGAAAGCCAGTTTACCAAGTCAGAAA AATGCCATTCAAGAAAGCAGAGATACTCAagaaattaaatcttttttagCAGGAGCTTCATCAAGTGCTGAAAGGAGTTTGTCACATCCAAAGAATGAAGCT GTTCTGAAAAAAGAGGTGCTTGGAGCAACAAAAGAAGGGAAACAACATGTGGGTTCTCATGAGGAAGATGCCTCTCAGTGTAAAGCATTTGATCCTGCTGCTGCTGATGTCCTTCCCCCTCCACCCATGTTAG ATTTTAAGCCTGGCACCGAAATTGACATGTCTGATATTCAGAAAAATCTCCAAAATCTGTATGAATACAATGTCATGTTGAGAGAGAAGCTTTTAGCCATTTATGCTTCGTGCTCTGGGAATGAATGTGTGGTCTCTGACAAGGGATCAAGCCAAGGGTAG
- the LOC117912507 gene encoding protein TRIGALACTOSYLDIACYLGLYCEROL 3, chloroplastic — protein sequence MVSLPGVLPICHWSNRFAAPGNAKALNWRSHGQKRNIVCACVAPPRNLSTDGFAATKFNDSSHLKNPSADGDREDDSDVLVECKDVYKSFGEKHILRGVSFKIRHGEAVGIIGPSGTGKSTVLKIIAGLLAPDKGEVLIRGRRRHGLISDQEISGLRIGLVFQSAALFDSLTVRENVGFLLYENSSMPEDQIHELVTESLAAVGLKGVEERLPSELSGGMKKRVALARSIIFDTTKDAIEPEVLLYDEPTAGLDPIASTVVEDLIRSVHLKGEDAPGKLGKIASYVVVTHQHSTIRRAVDRLLFLYDGKIVWEGMTDEFTTSTNPIVQQFASGSLDGPIRY from the exons ATGGTTTCTTTGCCTGGAGTGCTACCCATATGCCATTGGTCAAACAGATTTGCAGCTCCTGGGAATGCGAAGGCTTTGAATTGGAGGTCTCATGGGCAGAAGAGAAATATCGTCTGTGCTTGTGTGGCGCCTCCCAGGAACTTGAGCACGGATGGATTTGCAGCCACAAAATTCAAT GATTCATCTCATCTAAAGAATCCAAGTGCTGATGGAGACCGTGAGGATGATTCTGATGTTCTTGTTGAGTGTAAAGATGTGTATAAGTCATTTGGGGAGAAGCACATCTTGAGAGGTGTGAGTTTTAAG ATTAGACATGGGGAAGCTGTTGGGATTATTGGGCCTTCTGGCACTGGGAAATCAACAGTTCTGAAGATTATTGCGGGACTTCTTGCTCCAGACAAG GGAGAGGTCTTAATCCGAGGTAGAAGGAGGCATGGTTTAATCAGTGACCAAGAGATATCTGGTCTTCGAATAGGCTTG GTCTTTCAGAGTGCTGCACTTTTTGATTCTTTAACTGTTCGTGAAAATGTTGGTTTCCTTTT ATATGAAAACTCCAGCATGCCAGAGGATCAAATTCACGAGCTCGTTACGGAATCTTTGGCTGCTGTTGGATTGAAG GGCGTTGAGGAGCGGTTACCCTCTGAGTTGTCTGGTGGAATGAAGAAACGAGTTGCATTAGCTCGGTCTATTATTTTTGATACCACCAAGGATGCAATTGAACCAGAG GTGCTATTATACGATGAACCAACTGCTGGGCTTGATCCAATCGCATCTACTGTAGTTGAAGATCTCATCCGCTCTGTCCATTTGAAAGGGGAAGATGCACCTGGGAAGCTTGGGAAGATTGCATCATATGTAGTTGTCACTCATCAACATAGTACCATTAGAAGAGCCGTTGACAG GCTGTTGTTTCTTTATGATGGGAAAATCGTCTGGGAAGGAATGACTGATGAATTCACCACTTCAACAAACCCAATTGTTCAGCAG TTTGCATCTGGGAGCTTGGATGGACCGATTAGATATTAG